One stretch of Candidatus Methylomirabilota bacterium DNA includes these proteins:
- the thiS gene encoding sulfur carrier protein ThiS produces MTVTVNGKPMELPPDITIDGLLAHLKIRREFTAVALNREVAQRSQYAETRIKDGDKIEIVHPMGGG; encoded by the coding sequence ATGACGGTCACCGTGAACGGCAAGCCGATGGAGCTGCCCCCCGACATCACGATCGACGGGCTGCTCGCCCATCTCAAGATTCGCCGCGAGTTCACCGCGGTGGCCTTGAACCGCGAGGTCGCGCAGCGGTCGCAGTACGCCGAGACCCGGATCAAGGACGGCGACAAGATCGAGATCGTCCACCCAATGGGCGGAGGCTAG
- a CDS encoding thioredoxin domain-containing protein: protein MHPTEYTNRLARETSPYLLQHAHNPVDWYPWGPEAFERARRDDKPVLLSVGYSACHWCHVMERESFENDEIAALMNRLVVSIKVDREERPDVDQIYMQAVQSMTGRGGWPMTVFLTPDGVPFYGGTYFPPVDRHGMPAFPRLLQSIADAYHSRRGEVLEAGRQLVESMGQSGRLSGAASLLSRDVLVQAYLGLSAEYDERDGGLGQAPKFPQPMTWEAVLRMGRRTGDARALAMLRHTLTRMARGGIYDQLGGGFHRYSVDGQWLVPHFEKMLYDNAQLASLYLHGWLATGDPEYRRIAEETLDYVRREMTHPGGGFYSAQDADSEGVEGKFFVWSPQEIEVALGDPGLARVALGYWGVADGPNFEGHSILFVPREPADVAASLGMTESALADAVARARVILHGVREERVHPGLDDKVLASWNGLMLAAFAEAAAVLGRTDYLATAVRNAEFLTSQMVRDGRLLRSWKDGQARITGYLEDYSMVGAGLLTLYEATFDRRWLDESRRLAEEALRLFWSPDREAFFDTGHDQESLVVRPRNIFDNAVPSGTSVAIDWLLRLAVVLGEERYEALALRALRPMADLMQRYPSGFGRYLSALDFHLGPVAEIALVWPAGHERALAPLVDAVFGRYQPNRVVVGAAEGSPGAAGLPLLADRGAQSGRPTAYVCRHYVCQLPVTEPAALARQLDAEV from the coding sequence ATGCATCCTACCGAATATACGAACCGCCTCGCCCGGGAAACCAGCCCTTACCTCCTGCAGCACGCCCACAACCCGGTGGACTGGTATCCGTGGGGCCCCGAGGCCTTCGAGCGGGCCCGGCGCGACGACAAGCCGGTCCTGCTCTCGGTCGGCTACTCGGCCTGCCACTGGTGTCACGTCATGGAGCGCGAGTCGTTCGAGAACGACGAGATCGCCGCGCTGATGAATCGCCTCGTCGTCTCGATCAAGGTGGACCGCGAGGAGCGCCCGGACGTGGACCAGATCTACATGCAGGCGGTGCAGTCCATGACCGGCCGCGGCGGCTGGCCGATGACCGTGTTCCTGACCCCGGACGGCGTGCCCTTCTACGGCGGCACCTACTTCCCGCCGGTGGACCGCCACGGCATGCCGGCCTTCCCGCGGCTCCTCCAGTCGATCGCCGACGCGTACCACTCGCGTCGCGGCGAGGTACTCGAGGCGGGGCGCCAGCTCGTGGAGTCGATGGGGCAGTCGGGCCGGCTGAGCGGGGCCGCGAGCCTCCTGAGCCGCGACGTGCTCGTCCAGGCTTATCTGGGCCTGAGCGCCGAGTACGACGAGCGCGACGGCGGCCTCGGCCAGGCCCCGAAGTTCCCCCAGCCGATGACGTGGGAGGCGGTGCTGCGGATGGGCCGGCGCACCGGCGATGCGCGCGCGCTCGCGATGCTGCGCCACACCCTCACGCGCATGGCCCGCGGCGGCATCTACGACCAGCTGGGCGGCGGCTTCCATCGCTACTCGGTGGACGGCCAGTGGCTGGTGCCGCACTTCGAGAAGATGCTCTACGACAACGCCCAGCTCGCCTCCCTCTACCTGCACGGCTGGCTCGCCACCGGCGACCCCGAATACCGTCGAATCGCCGAGGAGACGCTCGACTACGTGCGGCGCGAGATGACGCACCCCGGGGGCGGCTTCTACTCCGCCCAGGACGCCGACTCCGAAGGCGTCGAGGGCAAGTTCTTCGTCTGGTCGCCCCAGGAGATCGAGGTCGCCCTCGGAGATCCGGGCCTCGCGCGCGTGGCGCTGGGCTACTGGGGCGTCGCGGATGGCCCGAACTTCGAGGGCCACAGCATCCTGTTCGTGCCGCGGGAGCCCGCGGACGTGGCCGCGTCGCTCGGCATGACCGAGTCAGCGCTGGCCGACGCGGTGGCGCGGGCGCGGGTGATCCTCCACGGCGTGCGGGAGGAGCGCGTGCACCCGGGCCTGGACGACAAGGTCCTCGCCTCCTGGAACGGCCTGATGCTCGCGGCGTTCGCGGAAGCCGCCGCGGTGCTGGGCCGCACCGACTACCTGGCCACCGCGGTGCGCAACGCCGAGTTCCTCACGAGCCAGATGGTCCGCGACGGCCGCCTGCTGCGCTCGTGGAAGGACGGCCAGGCCCGCATCACCGGCTACCTCGAGGACTACTCGATGGTGGGGGCGGGGCTGCTGACTCTCTACGAGGCCACCTTCGATCGTCGCTGGCTCGACGAGTCGCGACGGCTGGCCGAGGAGGCGCTGCGCCTCTTCTGGAGCCCCGACCGCGAGGCCTTCTTCGACACCGGCCACGATCAGGAGAGCCTGGTGGTGCGCCCCCGCAACATCTTCGACAACGCGGTGCCCAGCGGCACCTCGGTGGCTATCGACTGGCTGCTGCGCCTGGCGGTCGTGCTGGGCGAGGAGCGCTACGAGGCCCTCGCGCTGCGCGCCTTGCGTCCGATGGCCGATCTCATGCAGCGCTACCCCTCGGGCTTCGGCCGCTACCTCTCCGCGCTCGACTTCCACCTGGGGCCGGTGGCCGAGATCGCGCTGGTGTGGCCCGCCGGGCACGAGCGCGCGCTGGCGCCGCTGGTCGACGCGGTCTTCGGTCGCTACCAGCCGAACCGGGTGGTGGTCGGCGCTGCGGAGGGCTCGCCGGGTGCCGCCGGGCTGCCGCTCCTCGCGGACCGGGGAGCCCAGAGCGGCCGGCCCACCGCCTACGTGTGCCGGCACTACGTCTGTCAGCTTCCGGTGACCGAGCCGGCGGCCCTCGCACGGCAGCTCGACGCTGAGGTATAA